A genome region from Triticum aestivum cultivar Chinese Spring chromosome 2B, IWGSC CS RefSeq v2.1, whole genome shotgun sequence includes the following:
- the LOC123045114 gene encoding MADS-box transcription factor 15 isoform X1, with protein MGRGKVQLKRIENKINRQVTFSKRRNGLLKKAHEISVLCDAEVAVIVFSPKGKLYEYATDSSMDKILERYERYSYAEKALISAESESEGNWCHEYRKLKAKIETIQKCHKHLMGEDLDSLNLKELQQLEQQLESSLKHIRSRKSHLMMESISELQKKERSLQEENKALQKELVERQKAAASRQQQQQQQQQMQWEHQAQTTHTHTQNQPQAQTSSSSSSFMMRDQQAHAPQQNVCSYPPVTMGGEAAAAAAAPGQQAQLRIGGLPPWMLSHLNA; from the exons ATGGGTCGCGGCAAGGTGCAGCTGAAGCGGATAGAGAACAAGATAAATCGGCAGGTGACCTTCTCCAAGCGCCGCAACGGGCTCCTGAAGAAGGCGCACGAGATCTCCGTCCTCTGTGACGCGGAGGTCGCCGTCATCGTCTTCTCCCCCAAAGGCAAGCTCTATGAGTACGCCACCGACTCCAG CATGGACAAAATTCTTGAACGTTATGAACGCTACTCTTATGCTGAAAAGGCTCTTATTTCAGCTGAATCTGAAAGTGAG GGAAATTGGTGCCACGAATACAGGAAACTTAAGGCGAAGATTGAGACCATACAAAAATGTCACAA GCACCTCATGGGAGAGGATCTGGATTCTCTGAATCTCAAAGAACTCCAACAACTGGAGCAGCAGCTGGAGAGTTCATTGAAGCACATCAGATCGAGAAAG AGCCATCTTATGATGGAGTCCATTTCTGAGCTACAGAAGAAG GAGAGGTCACTGCAGGAGGAGAACAAGGCCCTACAGAAGGAA CTGGTGGAGAGGCAGAAGGCGGCGGCCagcaggcagcagcagcagcagcaacaacaacaaatgCAGTGGGAGCACCAAGCCCAGACCACCCATACCCATACCCAAAACCAACCCCAAGCCCAGACCAGCTCATCATCTTCCAGTTTCATGATGAGGGATCAGCAGGCCCATGCCCCTCAACAGAACGTTTG TAGCTACCCGCCAGTGACGATGGGtggggaggcggcagcggcggcagcagcgccGGGACAGCAGGCTCAGCTTCGCATTGGAGGCCTGCCTCCATGGATGCTGAGCCACCTCAACGCTTGA
- the LOC123045114 gene encoding MADS-box transcription factor 15 isoform X2, with translation MGRGKVQLKRIENKINRQVTFSKRRNGLLKKAHEISVLCDAEVAVIVFSPKGKLYEYATDSSMDKILERYERYSYAEKALISAESESEGNWCHEYRKLKAKIETIQKCHKHLMGEDLDSLNLKELQQLEQQLESSLKHIRSRKSHLMMESISELQKKERSLQEENKALQKELVERQKAAASRQQQQQQQQQMQWEHQAQTTHTHTQNQPQAQTSSSSSSFMMRDQQAHAPQQNVCYPPVTMGGEAAAAAAAPGQQAQLRIGGLPPWMLSHLNA, from the exons ATGGGTCGCGGCAAGGTGCAGCTGAAGCGGATAGAGAACAAGATAAATCGGCAGGTGACCTTCTCCAAGCGCCGCAACGGGCTCCTGAAGAAGGCGCACGAGATCTCCGTCCTCTGTGACGCGGAGGTCGCCGTCATCGTCTTCTCCCCCAAAGGCAAGCTCTATGAGTACGCCACCGACTCCAG CATGGACAAAATTCTTGAACGTTATGAACGCTACTCTTATGCTGAAAAGGCTCTTATTTCAGCTGAATCTGAAAGTGAG GGAAATTGGTGCCACGAATACAGGAAACTTAAGGCGAAGATTGAGACCATACAAAAATGTCACAA GCACCTCATGGGAGAGGATCTGGATTCTCTGAATCTCAAAGAACTCCAACAACTGGAGCAGCAGCTGGAGAGTTCATTGAAGCACATCAGATCGAGAAAG AGCCATCTTATGATGGAGTCCATTTCTGAGCTACAGAAGAAG GAGAGGTCACTGCAGGAGGAGAACAAGGCCCTACAGAAGGAA CTGGTGGAGAGGCAGAAGGCGGCGGCCagcaggcagcagcagcagcagcaacaacaacaaatgCAGTGGGAGCACCAAGCCCAGACCACCCATACCCATACCCAAAACCAACCCCAAGCCCAGACCAGCTCATCATCTTCCAGTTTCATGATGAGGGATCAGCAGGCCCATGCCCCTCAACAGAACGTTTG CTACCCGCCAGTGACGATGGGtggggaggcggcagcggcggcagcagcgccGGGACAGCAGGCTCAGCTTCGCATTGGAGGCCTGCCTCCATGGATGCTGAGCCACCTCAACGCTTGA